A genome region from Bacillota bacterium includes the following:
- a CDS encoding DUF4129 domain-containing protein, translating to MKARSVKALTALALAGAGAALLLAAEPEFGRAVHPGSPGAWMRQTVSRLPAGAVVLLCAGAAAGIAAFLRALAPRRRRRKGEPGWVRVVEEPPTPWWAYALVAGMLMGISLTGYRLLSERGGSDSGSLPAQLPPAVSEAGIEPGDITGRPGQVAATGAKGVSGWADAWIAGAILLGAAALPVMARLRRRAAEDSRSGDSSDTAPLVAARPGANDAGMGAAEFERLAEAVARADDPTEAVMAAFHLLELITGGLGQRRPPSQTPAEYLAAGCPAVIRKTAEADRLAHLYCKAAYGSGPVGPSDQVEAVKAVRRLWELLQQGRPQ from the coding sequence GTGAAAGCCCGGTCGGTCAAGGCGCTGACAGCCCTGGCGCTGGCGGGAGCCGGGGCCGCCCTGCTGCTGGCCGCCGAGCCGGAGTTCGGCAGGGCTGTGCACCCGGGCTCGCCGGGCGCCTGGATGCGGCAAACGGTATCGAGGCTGCCGGCCGGGGCGGTCGTCCTGCTATGCGCGGGGGCTGCGGCGGGCATCGCAGCCTTCCTGCGGGCCCTCGCACCCCGCCGTCGCCGGCGCAAGGGGGAGCCGGGGTGGGTCCGGGTCGTAGAAGAGCCTCCCACCCCCTGGTGGGCCTACGCGCTCGTGGCCGGCATGCTGATGGGAATTTCCCTGACGGGCTACCGGCTCCTCAGCGAGCGGGGCGGCAGCGACAGCGGGTCGTTGCCGGCCCAACTCCCGCCGGCGGTCTCCGAGGCGGGGATCGAGCCAGGCGACATCACCGGACGGCCGGGACAGGTTGCCGCGACGGGGGCTAAGGGGGTTTCCGGCTGGGCGGACGCCTGGATCGCCGGGGCAATCCTGCTGGGTGCCGCGGCGCTGCCGGTGATGGCCAGGCTGCGCAGGAGGGCAGCGGAAGACTCCCGCTCTGGGGACTCCTCCGACACAGCCCCGCTGGTCGCGGCACGGCCGGGCGCGAACGATGCCGGGATGGGCGCCGCGGAGTTTGAACGCCTGGCTGAAGCCGTAGCACGCGCGGACGACCCGACAGAGGCGGTCATGGCAGCCTTCCATCTGCTCGAGCTCATTACCGGCGGGCTTGGACAGCGCCGGCCACCCTCGCAGACACCGGCGGAGTATCTGGCAGCCGGTTGCCCGGCCGTCATCCGAAAAACCGCGGAGGCAGACCGTCTCGCCCACCTCTATTGCAAGGCCGCTTACGGCTCAGGACCCGTGGGGCCATCCGATCAGGTTGAAGCGGTCAAGGCGGTGAGGCGGCTTTGGGAGCTCCTTCAGCAGGGGCGGCCGCAATGA
- a CDS encoding DUF58 domain-containing protein has product MDAFLLPRMASYAIIGALMLVGSRFAQRPAALETAFWVLAAALAVPLVLTRRPRFSVEVSVDRRVARVGDGVLASLTLESDRWLPLVVAGLDVTPAFEARKARPVVVELRPDRPVRLTIPLVARCRGLHSVGTPSGVAIAPDGAWAFAPRRGPQAEPNNDACCQVQPRLVPLCRWGPPRSRPFILAGDFTSPVPGRGYEFSGIRPFAAGDSPRHVHWRWTLKRDDLMVAQRLRERHATFVIFVDALVDAPAGRSSTLELTLEAAVSVAEFLLRTRHRVGVLVYGGTLGWLKPGSGALQLRRILDYLAGVRAMQSYVALSLDGLPDSILPAESAVVAVSPLLDARASLALTDLGRRGHPVLLVHLNTALRLWQWASRSPQRQVALELWRLEQELAVRRLRRAGVRCVQWNGEHPLDPVLARLPSNRTGAGVPWRN; this is encoded by the coding sequence GTGGATGCGTTTCTGCTGCCCCGTATGGCCTCGTACGCGATCATTGGCGCCCTCATGCTGGTCGGGTCCCGGTTCGCGCAGCGCCCGGCCGCTCTTGAAACGGCCTTTTGGGTGCTTGCGGCGGCCCTGGCGGTGCCCCTGGTGCTGACCCGCCGGCCCCGGTTCTCCGTTGAGGTTTCGGTAGATCGCCGGGTGGCAAGGGTCGGCGACGGCGTCCTGGCCTCGCTGACGCTCGAGTCGGACCGTTGGCTCCCGCTGGTTGTCGCCGGCCTCGATGTCACACCGGCGTTTGAAGCTCGTAAGGCCCGACCCGTCGTGGTGGAACTGCGCCCGGACAGGCCGGTTCGTCTTACCATTCCGCTGGTCGCCCGATGCCGAGGGCTCCACTCCGTCGGTACGCCCTCAGGCGTGGCCATTGCCCCCGACGGTGCGTGGGCCTTCGCGCCGCGTAGAGGCCCGCAAGCGGAGCCGAACAATGACGCTTGCTGTCAGGTCCAGCCGAGGCTCGTGCCGCTTTGCAGGTGGGGGCCTCCCAGATCCCGCCCGTTCATCCTGGCCGGCGACTTCACGTCTCCCGTGCCGGGGCGGGGATACGAGTTTTCCGGTATCCGCCCGTTTGCCGCCGGCGACTCGCCACGGCACGTTCACTGGCGCTGGACGCTGAAGCGGGACGACCTGATGGTGGCCCAACGGCTTCGAGAGCGCCACGCGACGTTCGTCATCTTCGTCGACGCGCTCGTCGATGCTCCGGCCGGCCGCAGTTCGACCCTGGAACTGACGCTGGAAGCGGCCGTCTCTGTGGCCGAGTTTCTGCTCCGGACACGCCACCGGGTCGGCGTGTTGGTCTACGGGGGTACTCTCGGCTGGCTCAAGCCGGGTTCGGGGGCGCTGCAGTTGCGCCGCATCCTGGATTACCTGGCCGGCGTCCGGGCTATGCAAAGTTACGTCGCGTTGAGCCTCGACGGCCTGCCCGATTCAATCCTGCCCGCGGAATCGGCAGTCGTGGCAGTGAGTCCGCTTCTCGATGCCAGGGCTTCGCTGGCCCTCACGGACCTGGGGCGGCGCGGCCACCCGGTGCTTCTGGTTCACCTCAACACGGCGCTCCGGCTGTGGCAGTGGGCTTCACGCTCCCCACAACGGCAGGTCGCCCTCGAGTTGTGGAGGCTCGAGCAGGAGCTGGCAGTCCGGCGGCTGCGGCGCGCCGGCGTGCGATGCGTGCAATGGAATGGGGAGCACCCGCTCGATCCCGTGCTGGCGAGGTTACCCTCCAACCGGACGGGAGCAGGCGTCCCATGGCGGAACTGA